The Vulpes lagopus strain Blue_001 chromosome 6, ASM1834538v1, whole genome shotgun sequence genome has a segment encoding these proteins:
- the PAX9 gene encoding LOW QUALITY PROTEIN: paired box protein Pax-9 (The sequence of the model RefSeq protein was modified relative to this genomic sequence to represent the inferred CDS: inserted 2 bases in 1 codon) — protein sequence PAVPNCRCASPXAPRVRFAEPAFGEVNQLGGVFVNGRPLPNAIRLRIVELAQLGIRPCDISRQLRVSHGCVSKILARYNETGSILPGAIGGSKPRVTTPTVVKHIRTYKQRDPGIFAWEIRDRLLADGVCDKYNVPSVSSISRILRNKIGNLAQQGHYDSYKQHQPAPQPALPYNHIYSYPSPITAAAAKVPTPPGVPAIPGSVAMPRTWPSSHSVTDILGIRSITDQGVSDSSPYHSPKVEEWSSLGRNNFPAAAPHAVNGLEKGALEQEAKYAQAPNGLPAVSSFVSASSMAPYPTPAQVSPYMTYSAAPSGYVAGHGWQHASSTPLSPHNCDIPASLAFKGMQAAREGSHSVTASAL from the exons CCCGCTGTCCCAAACTGCCGGTGCGCGTCCCC CGCGCCGCGTGTTCGTTTTGCAGAGCCAGCCTTTGGGGAGGTGAACCAGCTGGGAGGAGTATTCGTGAACGGGAGGCCGCTGCCCAACGCTATCCGGCTTCGTATCGTGGAACTGGCCCAACTGGGCATCAGACCGTGTGACATCAGCCGCCAGCTACGGGTCTCACACGGCTGCGTCAGCAAGATCCTGGCGCGCTACAACGAGACGGGCTCGATCTTGCCAGGAGCCATTGGGGGCAGCAAGCCCCGAGTTACCACCCCCACCGTGGTGAAGCACATCCGGACCTACAAGCAAAGGGATCCTGGCATCTTTGCCTGGGAAATCCGGGACCGCCTGCTGGCGGACGGCGTGTGTGACAAGTACAACGTGCCCTCGGTGAGCTCTATCAGCCGCATCCTGCGCAACAAGATCGGCAACTTGGCTCAACAGGGCCATTACGACTCGTACAAGCAGCACCAGCCGGCGCCACAGCCGGCGCTGCCCTATAACCACATCTACTCGTACCCCAGCCCCATCACGGCGGCCGCAGCTAAGGTGCCCACGCCTCCCGGGGTGCCTGCCATCCCCGGCTCGGTGGCCATGCCCCGTACCTGGCCCTCCTCCCATTCCGTCACCGACATCCTGGGCATTCGCTCTATCACCGACCAAG gcgTGAGCGACAGCTCCCCCTACCACAGCCCCAAGGTGGAGGAGTGGAGCAGCCTGGGCCGGAACAACTTCCCGGCGGCCGCCCCGCACGCGGTGAACGGGCTGGAGAAGGGCGCCCTGGAGCAGGAAGCCAAGTACGCTCAG GCACCAAATGGCCTACCAGCTGTAAGCAGTTTTGTGTCAGCATCCAGCATGGCTCCTTATCCTACCCCGGCCCAAGTGTCGCCTTACATGACCTACAGTGCCGCTCCTTCCGGTTATGTGGCTGGACATGGGTGGCAACATGCCAGCAGCACCCCACTTTCCCCCCACAACTGTGACATTCCCGCCTCGCTGGCGTTCAAGGGAATGCAGGCAGCCAGAGAAGGTAGTCACTCTGTCACGGCTTCTGCGCTCTGA